In the Bacillus sp. FJAT-42376 genome, TGTAATATTCAAGATAATTCCGACAATTCCACCTGCGATTAAACCAATAATAATTTTAGTAGCCAGTTTCATAGATTACCTCCTGTTGTTCGAATAGTTTGAATTTATTATAGCTCCCTATCTTTTCCCAAAATAAGTTAACAGCAAACGCATGCTCTAAATCAGCTTTTGCCGTCATCCAATGATGCAGATGTCTATTAAATAGGAAAGCGCGCAAAAAAGCCGTGAGAAGAGTTCTCTCACGGCCTATAAGGTCACAATGCCTAAAAACAGGATTTTCCTGTTAAGAATCTCTTCTCGCTTACGAGGTTAGCTGTCGGATTCGGACGAAGAGAAATGTCCTACCTTTAAAAAGGATTCACCCCTAGTGCCGCTGCACTGTATGGTTCCCCCGCTCCCTATTGGGATTAAGCGCTTATATGGACTTGTATTTTCATTATATACAAATCGTTTGTTATTTTGCAATTATTAATTTTTTCCTAAATCATGAGCCTTTTTACTGGCATATTCCCCATTAATAGAATTTTTTATCATAAATCCGGGACTTCCGGTAGTTTCATCCATTATTTGTTAGGGTAAGAAAATTCTAGTGAATTGATTTTTTTAAAAACTGAATTGGAGAGTGGAATGATTGAGAACAACGGCAAAATTATTAGGTCTATTCATGGTGCTTTCCCTTGCTTTATTCGGCTGCGGAACCCAAGGCAGCGAGAAGTCAGAGAAGACTGAAGGGGCTGAAACGGAAGAAGGCAGCAAATCAGAGGCAACTGAAAATAAGGAAGCTGAAAGCAAAGAGGCCGAGGACGAGGCGCCTGCCGCCACAGAGGCAAAGGATGAAAAATTGGATGCGGATCAAGTATTGGAAAAATCCATTGCCGCTTATGATGAGGTTAAAAGCTATTCTAGTGCGATGAACGTCAATCAGAAAATTGATGATGGCGAAACAAAATTGGATGTAACCGGTACATTAATGACTGAAAGCAATTACGAGCCTTTTGTCATGCATTCAACAGATACCTTTAAATCAAACGGCCAGACGATTAAGTCAGAAACATATATGACCGAAGACGCTACTTACACGTCTGAAAACGGGGCGGGCTGGATGATGCAGGATTCACCTGGCTCCTTAATGACAGGCCAGCCTAAGCCGACAGATGAACTTATGTCTTTAAAAGAAGTGGCTAAGGATCTGAATATGACCGAAAACGAGAATGAATATATTATTTCCATAGATGGAGCAAAAGAGGAAGTCTTAAGTCTATATAGCGATATGGTCAACGAAGCGGCGGCGGCTCTCGGAACAAATAGTGAATCCGTCAAAATTACCGGCTTAAAAATGTCTTACACCATTGATAAAAAAACGTTTCTGCAAAAAGCATCCGTGGTTGATCTGAATATGACCACGAATCTGGATGGAAAAACAGTCACGATGAACCAGTCAATGAATGGGACGTATGACAAATTCAACGAATTAAACAGCTTGTCTGTTCCAAAGGAAGTAATGGATACTGCTAAAAAACAGCAATAAGAATGGGGCTGTCTGGAGGCTCTCAAAAACAGGGTGACGACAGCGTCTCCCTGTTTTTGTTTGCAGAAGCGGATGGGCAGCACAGTGGGAAATCCCGGCGCTAGACCAAGCCCTATTCGGGAATGTTTAAGATAACCGGGTGGAAGAAAAGGTCCCGGGCGGAAAGAAAAAATAAAAGCAGCGTGCAAAAAAACAGCCTGCATATGCAAGCTGCTGAATTTATGGCCGCGCCCGTTCTTCTGTTTTTTTGGCTGCCTTCTCATCATCTTCGTCCATCATACCCCGTGTAGCATTTTTAAACTCGCGCAGGGTCCTTCCTGCCGCCTTACCAAGCTCCGGCAGCTTTTTCGGACCAAATAGCAGCAGCGCCACTACTAAAATCAGTAAAATTTCTCCAAACCCCAAACTGCCCATCTATAAAACCCCTTTGTGTTACAGTTTGTCACTCTTGCCTAAATTATAGGCGATTTCCTTAAGAATTCCAAGTTAATTCTAAGAAAAATCTGACGGTTCACTCAATTAAAGGGAATTCAAGGAATTTATCTTTACCTGTTGACGCTTGGATTAAAATGCATTATCATACTCAAGAATCGCAATTAAATAAGTCAAAATCCTCACTCCATATCTCGGTGAGGTAGAGGTTGCACCGATTAATAGTAACCAGTCTGAAGCCGTTGGGGCTAGTGATGACTGCTGAAAGGAAAAGGTGCCGAAGCAATTTTGAAACCAACATTCATTTTTGCTGGGCCTGTATTAAAAAAATACAGGACTGCCGCAGTCATCACCCGCGGAGCGCTATCAGGAGATAGGTTGAGGCGACTATGTATATAAAACGCATGGATTGCTCCATGCGTTTTTATTTATGTACATAATCTCATCCATCTTCCTCAAGTATAAGAAATAGAACAAACTAGGAGGATTTTAATATGGAA is a window encoding:
- a CDS encoding DUF6612 family protein, with the translated sequence MRTTAKLLGLFMVLSLALFGCGTQGSEKSEKTEGAETEEGSKSEATENKEAESKEAEDEAPAATEAKDEKLDADQVLEKSIAAYDEVKSYSSAMNVNQKIDDGETKLDVTGTLMTESNYEPFVMHSTDTFKSNGQTIKSETYMTEDATYTSENGAGWMMQDSPGSLMTGQPKPTDELMSLKEVAKDLNMTENENEYIISIDGAKEEVLSLYSDMVNEAAAALGTNSESVKITGLKMSYTIDKKTFLQKASVVDLNMTTNLDGKTVTMNQSMNGTYDKFNELNSLSVPKEVMDTAKKQQ
- a CDS encoding twin-arginine translocase TatA/TatE family subunit — protein: MGSLGFGEILLILVVALLLFGPKKLPELGKAAGRTLREFKNATRGMMDEDDEKAAKKTEERARP